Proteins encoded by one window of Strix aluco isolate bStrAlu1 chromosome 35, bStrAlu1.hap1, whole genome shotgun sequence:
- the LOC141917231 gene encoding uncharacterized protein LOC141917231 isoform X3: MLGWWEATCTQMLGWWEATCTQMLGWWEARAPACWGGGRPRAHTCWGGRRPHAHACWGGGRPRAHACWGGGRPRAHAWALQMHPLGAGVAPALTPPPGPAPSPTGSGGDTHTMGGTPSPPSVHQPRGPRAPPAPGPAPPAPGRTDGRTESSLARQPRLVLPARRPSPSPPPPAMALALLLLVGLLGPRSTEPFPVRLAGGPGRCAGRVEVQHSGHWGTVCDDDWGLPDAAVVCRQLGCGVALAAPSGAWFGEGMGPIWLNGLRCRGTEERLALCRHRGWRPHVCAHEEDASAVCSAHHFQPLGTTEPPWTPTPSPTITQAPVTACTGAACAGPPIMRLVGAAGRCAGRLEIFHAGHWGTVCDDLWGLPDAAVVCRQLGCGAALDAPRAAFFGEGTGPIWLDDVRCQGNESSLLGCPASPWGVTNCQHREDAAVVCADELAALDVHPAEPTPHPPRVKPARVPTSARPRSPGSPRSTAASEPAARTPREGQGHLLAPTGTSPRASSTQHPVGQGLASTTPSTQHPTRWDATGATRSTQHPTGQGRIGATQGKTGRDPVRILRITRLKAEQDPAGIIQSTKPKAGRDPAGATRSKVGRDPAAATRSKAGWAPAGTNRSKAGWAPAGTNRSKAGWDPMGTNRSKAGWAPSGTNRSKVGWAPAGTNRSKAGRDPVSTIRVTRPKAGWDPTSITRITRPKAGQILVGANQTTRKPPGRGLVGTIKGTKHKAGRDPVGATQLRTGQDVAVAIQFTQRQTGQDPVDSTQAKVGQDPVGTTQGTRPKARQDLTPTMVVPAGDTMWSNQNLGELGPEATMNIACPPAELDADGNKWTTRSSADFALDDSLGSTRPAAKPGPEGTVNSAHPAATESDPEGTMSSAHPAAEPGPDGTMRSTRPVAEPGPEGTMSSAHPAAELGLDGTTWSTYPAAQPGPDGTTWSARPAAELGLDGTMRSTHPAADLGPEDTTWSARPAAELGLDGTMRSTHPAADLGPEDTTWSARSAAELGLDGTMRSTHPATERGPEDTTWSARPAAELGLDGTMRSTHPAADLGPEDTTWSARPAAELGLDGTMRSTHPAADLGPEDTTWSARSAAELGLDDTTWSARPAAELGLDGTMRSTHPAADLGPEDTTWSARPAAELGLDGTMRSTHPAADLGPEDTTWSARSAAELGLDGTMRSTHPAADLGPEDTTWSTRPAAELGLDGTMRSTHPATEQGPEDSTWSTHPAAQPGPEDTTWSTRSAAELGPDGTTWSTHPAAEPGPDGTTWSTRSAAELGPEDTTWSTHPAAQPGPEGTIRNTQPPEKLDPDGAMQSTHSSAETGLDDTTMWSAHPTAEPGPSGATLYAQPAAELDADGATWSTGSLTDFSLEDTMRSTHAAAEPGPDGTMRSTRPAAHLDPDDVDPDQGPAGVSASPTDPPPPPPSQNPTLIPAAPPALVVQVGPGSSIPPPCPPEPTSTQSPPLVTQSLKETPSTQSHLAPTQHPKEIPNTQSLPAPTQHPKESPSTQRPSAPTQHPMEPTSTHSLPASTQHPTEPLSTQTLPAPPQPPLEPHGTQTSPAASLHPMEIPSPQVPSTPLQHPTETLGTATPPESPQDPMETLSTHPPPPCPQPLLELLGIQPPPASPQHPTEKLSTQMPPAPPQHPTEALRTQTPPAPPQHPMEPLSTQTPPAPPQHPTEPLGTQTPPAPSQHPTEPLGTHPARTPTDPVLPGAPCADPAPPAAPPVKPRAGEQWGGESGSCHPCPAPQLQALLQELCAAASWLDLVQCTGQEPTLEHCDLQPGQPSSCPMERVAAVECEEPFQLRLVGGPGRCAGRLEVNRAGQWGTVCDDGWSRTNAVVVCRELGCGAAGKVSDLPRGRPRFGPGAGRIWLDDVRCRGQEATLRDCAHRTWGHHDCTHQEDVGVVCQDA, encoded by the exons atgttggggtggtgggaggccaCATGCACACAGATGttggggtggtgggaggccaCATGCACACAGATGTTGGGGTGGTGGGAGGCACGTGCACCCGCATGttggggtggtgggaggccaCGTGCCCACACGTGTTGGGGTGGCAGGAGgccacatgcacatgcatgttgGGGTGGCGGGAGGCCACGTGCACACGCGTGttggggtggtgggaggccaCGTGCACACGCGTGGGCGCTGCAGATGCATCCCCTGGGTGCCGGCGTGGCTCCGGCAttaacccccccccccggccctgccccaaGCCCCACCGGGTCgggtggggacacacacacaatgGGGGGGACACCCTCCCCCCCCTCTGTCCACCAGCCCAGGGGGCCCAGggccccccctgcccctggcccagcccccccagcccctggacGGACCGACGGACGGACTGAGTCATCCTTGGCCCGGCAGCCCCGTCTCGtcctccccgcccgccggccgTCCCCATCGCCACCACCGCCCGCCATGGCCCTCGCCCTCCTGCTCCTGG TGGGGCTGCTGGGACCCCGCAGCACAG AGCCGTTCCCAGTGCGGCTGGCTGGGGGCCCCGGGCGCTGCGCCGGGCGGGTGGAGGTGCAGCACAGCGGGCACTGGGGCACCGTCTGCGACGATGACTGGGGGCTGCCGGACGCGGCGGTGGTCTGCCGGCAACTGGGCTGCGGGGTCGCTCTGGCCGCCCCATCGGGAGCCTGGTTCGGAGAGGGCATGGGGCCCATCTGGCTCAACGGCTTGCGCTGCCGAGGCACCGAGGAGCGCCTGGCCCTGTGCCGGCACCGGGGTTGGCGTCCCCACGTCTGCGCCCATGAAGAGGATGCCAGCGCTGTCTGCTCAG CTCACCACTTCCAGCCCCTCGGCACCACTGAGCCCCCCTGGACCCCCACGCCGTCGCCCACCATCACCCAGGCACCTGTTACAGCATGCACGGGTGCAGCATGCGCAG GACCCCCCATCATGCGGCTGGTGGGGGCGGCAGGGCGCTGCGCTGGCCGGCTGGAGATCTTCCATGCTGGGCACTGGGGCACCGTCTGTGACGACCTGTGGGGGCTGCCGGATGCGGCGGTAGTCTGCCGGCAGCTGGGCTGCGGGGCCGCCCTCGACGCACCCCGGGCAGCTTTTTTTGGCGAGGGCACGGGACCCATCTGGCTGGATGATGTGCGGTGCCAAGGGAACGAGTCATCCCTGCTGGGGTGCCCAGCTTCCCCCTGGGGTGTCACCAACTGCCAGCACCGGGAGGATGCCGCCGTTGTCTGTGCAG ACGAACTGGCCGCCCTGGATGTCCACCCTGCAGAGCCCACTCCCCACCCACCGCGGGTGAAGCCAGCCCGGGTGCCCACCTCTGCacggccccgcagccccggctccccccggAGCACAGCAGCCAGCGAGCCGGCCGCAAGGACGCCCCGTGAGG GGCAAGGGCACCTACTGGCACCAACGGGGACTTCTCCACGGGCCAGCAGTACCCAGCACCCTGTAGGACAGGGTCTGGCCAGcaccacccccagcacccagcaccccacacgATGGGATGCAACTGGTGCCAcccgcagcacccagcaccccacaggaCAGGGACGAATCGGTGCCACCCAAGGGAAAACAGGGCGAGATCCCGTTCGTATCCTCAGGATCACACGACTCAAAGCAGAACAAGATCCAGCTGGCATCATTCAGAGCACCAAGCCCAAGGCAGGACGGGATCCAGCAGGTGCCACCAGGTCTAAAGTGGGACGGGATCCGGCTGCTGCCACCAGGTCCAAGGCAGGATGGGCTCCAGCCGGCACCAACAGGTCCAAGGCAGGATGGGCTCCAGCCGGCACCAACAGGTCCAAGGCAGGATGGGATCCAATGGGAACCAACAGATCCAAGGCAGGATGGGCTCCATCTGGCACCAACAGGTCCAAAGTGGGATGGGCTCCAGCTGGCACCAACAGGTCCAAGGCAGGACGGGATCCAGTCAGTACCATCCGTGTCACCCGgcccaaagcagggtgggatccAACCAGTATCACACGGATAACCCGGCCCAAAGCTGGACAGATTCTGGTAGGTGCCAACCAGACCACCAGGAAACCACCAGGACGGGGTTTGGTTGGGACCATAAAAGGTACCAAGCACAAGGCAGGGCGGGATCCAGTTGGTGCCACCCAGCTGCGAACGGGGCAGGATGTGGCAGTTGCCATCCAGTTCACACAACGGCAAACAGGACAGGACCCTGTTGATAGCACTCAAGCCAAAGTAGGGCAGGATCCGGTTGGTACCACGCAAGGCACCAGGCCGAAAGCAAGGCAGGACTTGACCCCCACCATGGTGGTCCCAGCAGGTGATACCATGTGGAGTAACCAGAATCTGGGAGAACTGGGTCCTGAAGCTACCATGAACATCGCATGTCCTCCAGCAGAACTGGATGCAGATGGTAACAAATGGACAACACGTTCTTCAGCAGATTTTGCTCTAGATGATAGCCTGGGGAGCACACGTCCTGCAGCAAAACCAGGTCCTGAAGGTACTGTGAATAGTGCACATCCTGCAGCAACAGAATCAGATCCTGAAGGTACCATGAGTAGTGCACATCCTGCAGCAGAACCAGGTCCAGATGGTACCATGAGGAGCACACGTCCTGTAGCAGAACCAGGTCCTGAAGGTACTATGAGTAGTGCACATCCTGCAGCAGAACTGGGTCTAGATGGTACTACATGGAGCACATATCCTGCAGCCCAACCGGGTCCAGATGGTACCACATGGAGTGCACGCCCTGCAGCAGAACTGGGTCTAGATGGTACCATGAGGAGCACACATCCTGCAGCAGACCTGGGTCCAGAAGATACCACATGGAGCGCACGTCCTGCAGCAGAACTGGGTCTAGATGGTACCATGAGGAGCACACATCCTGCAGCAGACCTGGGTCCAGAAGATACCACATGGAGTGCACGTTCTGCAGCAGAACTGGGTCTAGATGGTACCATGAGGAGCACACATCCTGCAACAGAACGGGGTCCAGAAGATACCACATGGAGCGCACGTCCTGCAGCAGAACTGGGTCTAGATGGTACCATGAGGAGCACACATCCTGCAGCAGACCTGGGTCCAGAAGATACCACATGGAGCGCACGTCCTGCAGCAGAACTGGGTCTAGATGGTACCATGAGGAGCACACATCCTGCAGCAGACCTGGGTCCAGAAGATACCACATGGAGTGCACGTTCTGCAGCAGAACTGGGTCTAGATG ATACCACATGGAGCGCACGTCCTGCAGCAGAACTGGGTCTAGATGGTACCATGAGGAGCACACATCCTGCAGCAGACCTGGGTCCAGAAGATACCACATGGAGCGCACGTCCTGCAGCAGAACTGGGTCTAGATGGTACCATGAGGAGCACACATCCTGCAGCAGACCTGGGTCCAGAAGATACCACATGGAGTGCACGTTCTGCAGCAGAACTGGGTCTAGATGGTACCATGAGGAGCACACATCCTGCAGCAGACCTGGGTCCAGAAGATACCACATGGAGTACACGTCCTGCAGCAGAACTGGGTCTAGATGGTACCATGAGGAGCACACATCCTGCAACAGAACAGGGTCCAGAAGATAGCACATGGAGCACACATCCTGCAGCCCAACCAGGTCCAGAAGATACCACATGGAGCACACGTTCTGCAGCAGAACTGGGTCCAGATGGTACCACATGGAGCACACATCCTGCAGCAGAACCAGGTCCAGATGGTACCACATGGAGCACACGTTCTGCAGCAGAACTGGGTCCAGAAGATACCACATGGAGCACACATCCTGCAGCCCAACCAGGTCCAGAAGGTACCATAAGGAACACACAGCCTCCAGAGAAACTGGATCCAGATGGTGCAATGCAGAGCACACATTCTTCAGCAGAAACGGGGCTGGATGATACCACCATGTGGAGTGCACATCCCACAGCAGAACCTGGTCCCAGTGGTGCCACACTGTATGCACAGCCTGCAGCAGAACTGGATGCAGATGGTGCCACATGGAGCACAGGTTCTTTAACAGATTTCAGTCTAGAAGATACCATGAGGAGCACACATGCTGCAGCAGAACCAGGTCCAGATGGTACGATGAGGAGCACACGTCCTGCAGCACATCTGGATCCAGACG ATGTGGACCCAGACCAAGGCCCTGCTGGGGTCTCTGCTTcccccacagacccccccccacctcctccatcACAGAACCCCACCCTGATCCCAGCAGCACCCCCTGCCCTTGTAGTCCAAGTGGGTCCAGGCTCTAGCatcccccccccgtgccccccagaGCCCACCAGCACCCAGAGTCCCCCACTAGTCACCCAGTCCCTGAAGGagacccccagcacccagagccACCTAGCCCCCACCCAACACCCCAAGGAGATCCCCAACACCCAGAGCCTTccagcacccacccagcaccccaagGAGAGCCCCAGTACACAGAGGCCCTCAGCACCCACTCAGCACCCCATGGAGCCCACAAGCACCCATAGCCTCCCAGCCTCCACTCAGCACCCCACGGAGCCCCTCAGCACCCAgaccctcccagcaccccctCAGCCTCCCCTGGAGCCCCATGGCACCCAGACCTCCCCAGCAGCCTCCCTGCACCCCATGGAGATCCCCAGCCCACAGGTACCTTCAACACCCCTTCAGCACCCCACAGAGACCCTCGGCACTGCAACCCCCCCAGAATCCCCCCAGGACCCCATGGAGACTCTCAGCACTCATCCTCCCCCACCATGCCCTCAGCCCCTGCTGGAGCTCCTTGGCATCCAGCcccccccagcatctccccagcaccccacagaGAAGCTCAGCACCCAgatgcccccagcaccccctcagCACCCCACAGAGGCACTCAGGAcccagacccccccagcacctccccagcaccccatggAGCCCCTCAGCACCCAGacacccccagcacctccccagcaccccacggAGCCCCTTGGTAcccagacccccccagcaccttcccagcaCCCCACGGAGCCCCTCGGCACCCATCCTGCCCGCACCCCAACAGACCCTGTGCTCCCTGGGGCCCCATGTGCAG ATCCGGCTCCACCAGCAGCACCGCCAGTCAAacccagagctggggagcagtggggaggggaGTCTGGCAGCTGCCACCCCTGCCCGGCCCCCCAACTGCAGGCCCTTCTACAGGAg ctctgtgctgcagcatcGTGGCTGGATCTG GTGCAGTGCACCGGGCAGGAGCCAACCTTGGAGCACTGCGACCTCCAGCCGGGGCAGCCATCATCCTGCCCCATGGAGCGGGTGGCCGCCGTCGAGTGCGAGG agcccttCCAGCTGCGACTGGTGGGTGGCCCCGGGCGCTGCGCTGGGCGGTTGGAGGTGAACCGCGCCGGGCAGTGGGGCACGGTCTGCGATGACGGCTGGAGCAGGACCAACGCGGTGGTGGTTTGCCGGGAGCTGGGCTGCGGGGCTGCGGGTAAAGTCAGTGACCTCCCACGGGGACGACCTCGCTTCGGCCCCGGTGCTGGGCGCATCTGGCTGGATGATGTCCGCTGCCGGGGTCAGGAGGCAACCCTGCGGGATTGTGCCCACCGCACCTGGGGACACCACGACTGCACCCACCAGGAGGATGTTGGCGTGGTCTGCCAG GACGCCTGA
- the LOC141917231 gene encoding uncharacterized protein LOC141917231 isoform X12 codes for MLGWWEATCTQMLGWWEATCTQMLGWWEARAPACWGGGRPRAHTCWGGRRPHAHACWGGGRPRAHACWGGGRPRAHAWALQMHPLGAGVAPALTPPPGPAPSPTGSGGDTHTMGGTPSPPSVHQPRGPRAPPAPGPAPPAPGRTDGRTESSLARQPRLVLPARRPSPSPPPPAMALALLLLVGLLGPRSTEPFPVRLAGGPGRCAGRVEVQHSGHWGTVCDDDWGLPDAAVVCRQLGCGVALAAPSGAWFGEGMGPIWLNGLRCRGTEERLALCRHRGWRPHVCAHEEDASAVCSAHHFQPLGTTEPPWTPTPSPTITQAPVTACTGAACAGPPIMRLVGAAGRCAGRLEIFHAGHWGTVCDDLWGLPDAAVVCRQLGCGAALDAPRAAFFGEGTGPIWLDDVRCQGNESSLLGCPASPWGVTNCQHREDAAVVCADELAALDVHPAEPTPHPPRVKPARVPTSARPRSPGSPRSTAASEPAARTPREGQGHLLAPTGTSPRASSTQHPVGQGLASTTPSTQHPTRWDATGATRSTQHPTGQGRIGATQGKTGRDPVRILRITRLKAEQDPAGIIQSTKPKAGRDPAGATRSKVGRDPAAATRSKAGWAPAGTNRSKAGWAPAGTNRSKAGWDPMGTNRSKAGWAPSGTNRSKVGWAPAGTNRSKAGRDPVSTIRVTRPKAGWDPTSITRITRPKAGQILVGANQTTRKPPGRGLVGTIKGTKHKAGRDPVGATQLRTGQDVAVAIQFTQRQTGQDPVDSTQAKVGQDPVGTTQGTRPKARQDLTPTMVVPAGDTMWSNQNLGELGPEATMNIACPPAELDADGNKWTTRSSADFALDDSLGSTRPAAKPGPEGTVNSAHPAATESDPEGTMSSAHPAAEPGPDGTMRSTRPVAEPGPEGTMSSAHPAAELGLDGTTWSTYPAAQPGPEDTTWSTRSAAELGPDGTTWSTHPAAEPGPDGTTWSTRSAAELGPEDTTWSTHPAAQPGPEGTIRNTQPPEKLDPDGAMQSTHSSAETGLDDTTMWSAHPTAEPGPSGATLYAQPAAELDADGATWSTGSLTDFSLEDTMRSTHAAAEPGPDGTMRSTRPAAHLDPDDVDPDQGPAGVSASPTDPPPPPPSQNPTLIPAAPPALVVQVGPGSSIPPPCPPEPTSTQSPPLVTQSLKETPSTQSHLAPTQHPKEIPNTQSLPAPTQHPKESPSTQRPSAPTQHPMEPTSTHSLPASTQHPTEPLSTQTLPAPPQPPLEPHGTQTSPAASLHPMEIPSPQVPSTPLQHPTETLGTATPPESPQDPMETLSTHPPPPCPQPLLELLGIQPPPASPQHPTEKLSTQMPPAPPQHPTEALRTQTPPAPPQHPMEPLSTQTPPAPPQHPTEPLGTQTPPAPSQHPTEPLGTHPARTPTDPVLPGAPCADPAPPAAPPVKPRAGEQWGGESGSCHPCPAPQLQALLQELCAAASWLDLVQCTGQEPTLEHCDLQPGQPSSCPMERVAAVECEEPFQLRLVGGPGRCAGRLEVNRAGQWGTVCDDGWSRTNAVVVCRELGCGAAGKVSDLPRGRPRFGPGAGRIWLDDVRCRGQEATLRDCAHRTWGHHDCTHQEDVGVVCQDA; via the exons atgttggggtggtgggaggccaCATGCACACAGATGttggggtggtgggaggccaCATGCACACAGATGTTGGGGTGGTGGGAGGCACGTGCACCCGCATGttggggtggtgggaggccaCGTGCCCACACGTGTTGGGGTGGCAGGAGgccacatgcacatgcatgttgGGGTGGCGGGAGGCCACGTGCACACGCGTGttggggtggtgggaggccaCGTGCACACGCGTGGGCGCTGCAGATGCATCCCCTGGGTGCCGGCGTGGCTCCGGCAttaacccccccccccggccctgccccaaGCCCCACCGGGTCgggtggggacacacacacaatgGGGGGGACACCCTCCCCCCCCTCTGTCCACCAGCCCAGGGGGCCCAGggccccccctgcccctggcccagcccccccagcccctggacGGACCGACGGACGGACTGAGTCATCCTTGGCCCGGCAGCCCCGTCTCGtcctccccgcccgccggccgTCCCCATCGCCACCACCGCCCGCCATGGCCCTCGCCCTCCTGCTCCTGG TGGGGCTGCTGGGACCCCGCAGCACAG AGCCGTTCCCAGTGCGGCTGGCTGGGGGCCCCGGGCGCTGCGCCGGGCGGGTGGAGGTGCAGCACAGCGGGCACTGGGGCACCGTCTGCGACGATGACTGGGGGCTGCCGGACGCGGCGGTGGTCTGCCGGCAACTGGGCTGCGGGGTCGCTCTGGCCGCCCCATCGGGAGCCTGGTTCGGAGAGGGCATGGGGCCCATCTGGCTCAACGGCTTGCGCTGCCGAGGCACCGAGGAGCGCCTGGCCCTGTGCCGGCACCGGGGTTGGCGTCCCCACGTCTGCGCCCATGAAGAGGATGCCAGCGCTGTCTGCTCAG CTCACCACTTCCAGCCCCTCGGCACCACTGAGCCCCCCTGGACCCCCACGCCGTCGCCCACCATCACCCAGGCACCTGTTACAGCATGCACGGGTGCAGCATGCGCAG GACCCCCCATCATGCGGCTGGTGGGGGCGGCAGGGCGCTGCGCTGGCCGGCTGGAGATCTTCCATGCTGGGCACTGGGGCACCGTCTGTGACGACCTGTGGGGGCTGCCGGATGCGGCGGTAGTCTGCCGGCAGCTGGGCTGCGGGGCCGCCCTCGACGCACCCCGGGCAGCTTTTTTTGGCGAGGGCACGGGACCCATCTGGCTGGATGATGTGCGGTGCCAAGGGAACGAGTCATCCCTGCTGGGGTGCCCAGCTTCCCCCTGGGGTGTCACCAACTGCCAGCACCGGGAGGATGCCGCCGTTGTCTGTGCAG ACGAACTGGCCGCCCTGGATGTCCACCCTGCAGAGCCCACTCCCCACCCACCGCGGGTGAAGCCAGCCCGGGTGCCCACCTCTGCacggccccgcagccccggctccccccggAGCACAGCAGCCAGCGAGCCGGCCGCAAGGACGCCCCGTGAGG GGCAAGGGCACCTACTGGCACCAACGGGGACTTCTCCACGGGCCAGCAGTACCCAGCACCCTGTAGGACAGGGTCTGGCCAGcaccacccccagcacccagcaccccacacgATGGGATGCAACTGGTGCCAcccgcagcacccagcaccccacaggaCAGGGACGAATCGGTGCCACCCAAGGGAAAACAGGGCGAGATCCCGTTCGTATCCTCAGGATCACACGACTCAAAGCAGAACAAGATCCAGCTGGCATCATTCAGAGCACCAAGCCCAAGGCAGGACGGGATCCAGCAGGTGCCACCAGGTCTAAAGTGGGACGGGATCCGGCTGCTGCCACCAGGTCCAAGGCAGGATGGGCTCCAGCCGGCACCAACAGGTCCAAGGCAGGATGGGCTCCAGCCGGCACCAACAGGTCCAAGGCAGGATGGGATCCAATGGGAACCAACAGATCCAAGGCAGGATGGGCTCCATCTGGCACCAACAGGTCCAAAGTGGGATGGGCTCCAGCTGGCACCAACAGGTCCAAGGCAGGACGGGATCCAGTCAGTACCATCCGTGTCACCCGgcccaaagcagggtgggatccAACCAGTATCACACGGATAACCCGGCCCAAAGCTGGACAGATTCTGGTAGGTGCCAACCAGACCACCAGGAAACCACCAGGACGGGGTTTGGTTGGGACCATAAAAGGTACCAAGCACAAGGCAGGGCGGGATCCAGTTGGTGCCACCCAGCTGCGAACGGGGCAGGATGTGGCAGTTGCCATCCAGTTCACACAACGGCAAACAGGACAGGACCCTGTTGATAGCACTCAAGCCAAAGTAGGGCAGGATCCGGTTGGTACCACGCAAGGCACCAGGCCGAAAGCAAGGCAGGACTTGACCCCCACCATGGTGGTCCCAGCAGGTGATACCATGTGGAGTAACCAGAATCTGGGAGAACTGGGTCCTGAAGCTACCATGAACATCGCATGTCCTCCAGCAGAACTGGATGCAGATGGTAACAAATGGACAACACGTTCTTCAGCAGATTTTGCTCTAGATGATAGCCTGGGGAGCACACGTCCTGCAGCAAAACCAGGTCCTGAAGGTACTGTGAATAGTGCACATCCTGCAGCAACAGAATCAGATCCTGAAGGTACCATGAGTAGTGCACATCCTGCAGCAGAACCAGGTCCAGATGGTACCATGAGGAGCACACGTCCTGTAGCAGAACCAGGTCCTGAAGGTACTATGAGTAGTGCACATCCTGCAGCAGAACTGGGTCTAGATGGTACTACATGGAGCACATATCCTGCAGCCCAACCGG GTCCAGAAGATACCACATGGAGCACACGTTCTGCAGCAGAACTGGGTCCAGATGGTACCACATGGAGCACACATCCTGCAGCAGAACCAGGTCCAGATGGTACCACATGGAGCACACGTTCTGCAGCAGAACTGGGTCCAGAAGATACCACATGGAGCACACATCCTGCAGCCCAACCAGGTCCAGAAGGTACCATAAGGAACACACAGCCTCCAGAGAAACTGGATCCAGATGGTGCAATGCAGAGCACACATTCTTCAGCAGAAACGGGGCTGGATGATACCACCATGTGGAGTGCACATCCCACAGCAGAACCTGGTCCCAGTGGTGCCACACTGTATGCACAGCCTGCAGCAGAACTGGATGCAGATGGTGCCACATGGAGCACAGGTTCTTTAACAGATTTCAGTCTAGAAGATACCATGAGGAGCACACATGCTGCAGCAGAACCAGGTCCAGATGGTACGATGAGGAGCACACGTCCTGCAGCACATCTGGATCCAGACG ATGTGGACCCAGACCAAGGCCCTGCTGGGGTCTCTGCTTcccccacagacccccccccacctcctccatcACAGAACCCCACCCTGATCCCAGCAGCACCCCCTGCCCTTGTAGTCCAAGTGGGTCCAGGCTCTAGCatcccccccccgtgccccccagaGCCCACCAGCACCCAGAGTCCCCCACTAGTCACCCAGTCCCTGAAGGagacccccagcacccagagccACCTAGCCCCCACCCAACACCCCAAGGAGATCCCCAACACCCAGAGCCTTccagcacccacccagcaccccaagGAGAGCCCCAGTACACAGAGGCCCTCAGCACCCACTCAGCACCCCATGGAGCCCACAAGCACCCATAGCCTCCCAGCCTCCACTCAGCACCCCACGGAGCCCCTCAGCACCCAgaccctcccagcaccccctCAGCCTCCCCTGGAGCCCCATGGCACCCAGACCTCCCCAGCAGCCTCCCTGCACCCCATGGAGATCCCCAGCCCACAGGTACCTTCAACACCCCTTCAGCACCCCACAGAGACCCTCGGCACTGCAACCCCCCCAGAATCCCCCCAGGACCCCATGGAGACTCTCAGCACTCATCCTCCCCCACCATGCCCTCAGCCCCTGCTGGAGCTCCTTGGCATCCAGCcccccccagcatctccccagcaccccacagaGAAGCTCAGCACCCAgatgcccccagcaccccctcagCACCCCACAGAGGCACTCAGGAcccagacccccccagcacctccccagcaccccatggAGCCCCTCAGCACCCAGacacccccagcacctccccagcaccccacggAGCCCCTTGGTAcccagacccccccagcaccttcccagcaCCCCACGGAGCCCCTCGGCACCCATCCTGCCCGCACCCCAACAGACCCTGTGCTCCCTGGGGCCCCATGTGCAG ATCCGGCTCCACCAGCAGCACCGCCAGTCAAacccagagctggggagcagtggggaggggaGTCTGGCAGCTGCCACCCCTGCCCGGCCCCCCAACTGCAGGCCCTTCTACAGGAg ctctgtgctgcagcatcGTGGCTGGATCTG GTGCAGTGCACCGGGCAGGAGCCAACCTTGGAGCACTGCGACCTCCAGCCGGGGCAGCCATCATCCTGCCCCATGGAGCGGGTGGCCGCCGTCGAGTGCGAGG agcccttCCAGCTGCGACTGGTGGGTGGCCCCGGGCGCTGCGCTGGGCGGTTGGAGGTGAACCGCGCCGGGCAGTGGGGCACGGTCTGCGATGACGGCTGGAGCAGGACCAACGCGGTGGTGGTTTGCCGGGAGCTGGGCTGCGGGGCTGCGGGTAAAGTCAGTGACCTCCCACGGGGACGACCTCGCTTCGGCCCCGGTGCTGGGCGCATCTGGCTGGATGATGTCCGCTGCCGGGGTCAGGAGGCAACCCTGCGGGATTGTGCCCACCGCACCTGGGGACACCACGACTGCACCCACCAGGAGGATGTTGGCGTGGTCTGCCAG GACGCCTGA